Proteins from one Vibrio pomeroyi genomic window:
- a CDS encoding N-acetyltransferase, which produces MASPRVLKAQITDITCGENVTIIEPSNLYGCELKDDVFIGPFVEIQKNSVIGERSKIQSHTFICEYVTIGSDCFVGHGVMFANDLFKEGKPDPNPDNWGRTVIENNVTIGSNATVLAVSICEGAVIGAGSVVTKDITEKGIYAGNPAKKLRDLP; this is translated from the coding sequence ATGGCAAGTCCTAGAGTTTTAAAGGCGCAGATTACTGATATTACCTGTGGTGAGAATGTCACTATCATCGAGCCAAGCAACCTTTATGGTTGTGAGCTTAAAGACGATGTGTTCATTGGCCCATTTGTCGAGATTCAAAAGAACTCCGTGATAGGCGAGAGAAGTAAGATTCAGTCTCACACCTTTATTTGTGAGTATGTGACTATCGGAAGTGACTGCTTTGTTGGGCACGGTGTGATGTTCGCAAATGACTTGTTCAAAGAGGGTAAACCAGATCCAAACCCAGACAACTGGGGACGCACCGTTATCGAAAATAACGTTACCATTGGCTCCAATGCGACAGTATTAGCTGTCAGCATTTGCGAAGGGGCAGTGATTGGAGCGGGTAGTGTAGTGACCAAAGACATCACTGAGAAAGGTATTTATGCAGGCAACCCTGCTAAGAAGTTAAGAGACTTACCTTAG
- a CDS encoding GNAT family N-acetyltransferase, translating to MDIFLHLLHPRDVSALLEFEVENREWFEQFVPAREDRFYSNAGVAEQVTNFLTEYDNSEMIPMLIKDANGTICGRINVRDIGLNGESGELGYRVGRSFGSKGIASNAVRKLLIYLAEHSSLKYVDAYALVGNVGSNKILSNTGFELVGPVENYAVFKGENQDANYYRKALSV from the coding sequence ATGGATATATTTTTACACTTACTTCACCCACGCGATGTCAGTGCTTTATTAGAGTTTGAAGTTGAAAATAGAGAGTGGTTTGAGCAATTTGTCCCAGCTCGGGAAGACCGTTTCTATTCCAATGCGGGTGTTGCCGAGCAAGTCACGAACTTTCTAACAGAGTATGACAATAGCGAGATGATTCCTATGTTGATCAAAGACGCTAATGGCACTATTTGTGGGCGAATCAACGTCCGTGATATCGGCCTCAACGGTGAAAGTGGAGAGTTAGGCTATCGAGTTGGTCGCTCATTTGGTTCTAAAGGTATTGCGTCTAACGCAGTGAGGAAGTTACTTATCTACTTAGCCGAGCACTCTTCACTTAAATATGTTGATGCCTATGCGTTAGTGGGTAATGTCGGCTCAAATAAAATCTTATCCAATACAGGCTTTGAGTTAGTTGGGCCTGTAGAGAACTACGCTGTATTCAAAGGGGAAAATCAAGACGCCAATTACTATCGTAAAGCGTTATCTGTTTAA
- a CDS encoding YciI family protein, with product MFIVSLEYQVPMEEVDRFIPEHVKFLNEQYELGYFQLSGRKKPRTGGVILSTLSNREQLDAILTQDPFHREGIAKYEVIEMLPTKASKEFEFLVT from the coding sequence ATGTTTATTGTTTCTCTCGAATACCAAGTGCCGATGGAAGAGGTAGACCGCTTCATTCCTGAACATGTTAAATTTTTGAATGAACAGTATGAATTGGGGTATTTTCAGCTGTCTGGGCGTAAAAAACCTCGAACAGGTGGAGTTATCTTATCTACGCTCAGTAATCGAGAGCAACTAGATGCGATTCTTACTCAAGACCCATTTCATCGAGAAGGTATAGCTAAATACGAAGTTATCGAGATGCTACCAACGAAAGCTTCAAAAGAATTTGAGTTTTTGGTTACATAA